From Thalassoglobus sp. JC818, one genomic window encodes:
- a CDS encoding response regulator: MPTQTIFVVDDDRDFRDSLVALLSTLGWKAQGFSSAEEFIEFYAAQPGCLILDIQMDGLNGIELYEQLLTQGKRLPVIFVTAHADINTAVSAMRTGAIDFLEKPFDRKALTRQIERALEIDEQWQRSEERFQQLNESVKELNPKDWETLELIIEGETNKSMAAKLHLTERAVELRRQRLMKRLNVRSLAELLELTVAHRVLAEVRAINQSQWPRLK; the protein is encoded by the coding sequence ATGCCCACTCAAACCATCTTTGTCGTTGATGATGATCGAGACTTTCGAGATTCACTCGTCGCACTTCTCTCCACGCTTGGATGGAAGGCACAGGGGTTTTCGTCAGCGGAAGAATTCATTGAGTTTTATGCTGCGCAGCCTGGATGTCTGATTCTCGACATTCAAATGGATGGATTGAATGGGATTGAGCTTTATGAACAACTGCTCACGCAAGGAAAACGGCTTCCCGTGATTTTTGTTACTGCTCATGCGGACATCAACACAGCAGTCTCTGCGATGCGCACAGGTGCGATCGATTTTCTTGAGAAGCCATTCGACCGAAAAGCATTAACTCGGCAGATTGAACGAGCATTGGAAATCGACGAACAGTGGCAACGGAGTGAAGAGCGGTTTCAGCAGCTCAACGAATCTGTCAAAGAGTTAAACCCGAAAGACTGGGAAACTCTGGAGCTGATCATTGAAGGCGAAACCAACAAGTCCATGGCCGCGAAGCTGCATTTGACAGAACGGGCAGTGGAACTCCGTCGACAACGATTAATGAAACGGCTGAATGTTCGCAGCCTCGCAGAGCTTCTCGAGTTGACCGTCGCTCATCGAGTATTGGCAGAGGTGCGGGCGATCAATCAGTCGCAGTGGCCCCGTCTCAAATAA
- a CDS encoding thioredoxin family protein, with translation MKQSTIEIIIGVLLLFVTSSSCDAQHFECTDRAAIEIAEQSRFRSSTFWTGKELQKSWSPPCRLDLNLANHSGGGTTRFQFTEEGIRHPQMVVSGTRQAILTDVIPHEVDHLVRASLIGHPIERWLDEGCATLFESEASKQRLRETACLADPRLITAEWLSALEYPHQSHDVSMVYAVGFSLVEFLLSRDSPQVLLEFQKDVSSIEQRLKAHYRLSVVQLRDAFADWRMSRKRHTMLRCECHNISKPLLVIWTTKWCGPCRQFLHDWHADESFRNALSEKFHIHFLDHDRFSAFAHQHQIKSVPTFQTVEAKFTGYFSKDDLLRRLNIAEEQPSENVEETSVEETVEAAQPEEKAPVVESVEVVPTTSPELVTGSDQSRIQSLTPGTKSPDETSPTKPGKWLWLGYTALQWFGVVGGSAASGGLVGMATVWLLRRTFKTLSASDASTPQPTPTEEVPLVRAPFPRQLDEACELLAIRQSEGRVAVLDALRGMFLEDEIDRRVKIAEPESQKVLQSLMSDINQRVQEVAPLSVPAELTLEN, from the coding sequence ATGAAGCAATCCACCATCGAGATCATCATCGGCGTGCTGTTGTTGTTCGTGACATCGTCGTCCTGCGATGCTCAGCACTTTGAATGCACAGACCGTGCGGCGATTGAGATCGCGGAGCAGTCTCGATTCCGTTCATCCACATTCTGGACTGGGAAAGAGCTTCAGAAGTCGTGGTCTCCGCCGTGTCGACTGGACCTGAACCTGGCGAATCATTCCGGCGGTGGAACGACTCGCTTTCAGTTCACGGAAGAGGGAATCCGTCACCCGCAGATGGTCGTGAGCGGCACTCGACAAGCGATACTCACCGATGTGATTCCGCACGAAGTCGACCACCTAGTGCGCGCTTCACTTATCGGTCATCCCATCGAGCGATGGCTGGATGAGGGGTGTGCGACACTGTTTGAATCAGAAGCTTCCAAACAGCGACTCAGAGAGACGGCCTGTCTCGCTGATCCGAGACTGATCACAGCGGAATGGCTGAGTGCGCTCGAGTATCCGCATCAGAGTCATGATGTTTCGATGGTGTATGCCGTCGGTTTCTCGCTTGTCGAGTTCCTACTTTCCCGGGACTCACCACAGGTGCTGCTGGAGTTTCAGAAGGACGTCTCTTCCATCGAACAGCGACTCAAAGCTCACTATCGACTTTCTGTTGTGCAACTGCGTGACGCATTCGCTGACTGGAGAATGTCTCGCAAGAGGCACACGATGTTAAGATGTGAATGTCATAACATTTCAAAACCACTGCTGGTCATCTGGACAACGAAGTGGTGTGGCCCCTGCCGACAATTCTTGCACGACTGGCACGCTGATGAGTCGTTCCGCAATGCGCTCTCTGAAAAGTTCCATATTCACTTTCTCGATCACGACCGTTTCTCAGCGTTCGCTCATCAACATCAGATCAAATCGGTTCCGACGTTTCAGACGGTCGAGGCGAAATTCACGGGTTACTTTTCGAAAGACGATCTTCTCCGGCGTTTGAATATTGCTGAGGAACAGCCTTCCGAAAATGTGGAGGAGACTTCTGTCGAAGAGACGGTTGAAGCAGCTCAACCAGAAGAGAAAGCCCCTGTTGTTGAATCGGTAGAAGTTGTACCCACAACCAGTCCAGAATTAGTAACTGGATCTGACCAAAGTCGAATTCAATCATTAACTCCAGGAACTAAATCTCCGGACGAAACAAGTCCGACCAAGCCAGGCAAGTGGCTGTGGCTCGGTTATACCGCTTTGCAATGGTTCGGAGTCGTGGGTGGTTCTGCAGCGAGTGGTGGGCTGGTGGGAATGGCCACGGTCTGGCTGCTGCGAAGGACGTTCAAGACTCTGAGTGCATCGGATGCTTCCACACCACAGCCGACTCCAACAGAGGAGGTTCCGCTCGTGCGGGCACCGTTTCCCAGACAGTTGGATGAAGCATGTGAGCTACTTGCGATCCGACAATCAGAGGGACGTGTGGCTGTACTTGACGCACTTCGCGGAATGTTCCTCGAAGACGAAATTGACCGACGAGTGAAGATTGCGGAACCAGAATCTCAGAAAGTTCTGCAAAGCCTGATGTCTGACATCAATCAACGAGTGCAAGAAGTCGCCCCTCTCTCTGTACCGGCCGAATTAACTCTCGAGAACTGA
- a CDS encoding glycosyltransferase family 2 protein, whose product MPNTDQDAPTSSEAPPYSQEWYQGRKSVLGEAACRQLGLYAIPDDFRLSVVIPVYNERETLPVLLERVRAVPIPKEIVLVDDYSQDGTRDLLESYRDRDLSDEMNQIQVHFHEKNRGKGAAVTTGFSKATGDVIIIQDADLEYDPAEIPRLLQPIVDGRADVVFGSRFLGDQPHRVLYYWHYLGNKFLTTLSNAFTNLNLTDMETCYKLFSKDVMEKLWPTLQQQRFGIEPEITAKVARMNCRIYEMSVSYSGRTYEQGKKIGVRDGFKALYCIVRYGLFQ is encoded by the coding sequence ATGCCGAATACCGATCAAGATGCCCCGACTTCGTCCGAAGCTCCCCCTTATTCTCAGGAATGGTACCAGGGGCGCAAGTCTGTCCTCGGTGAAGCAGCCTGTCGACAACTCGGGTTGTATGCGATTCCTGATGACTTTCGATTGTCTGTCGTCATCCCGGTCTACAACGAACGCGAAACGCTTCCCGTTCTTCTCGAAAGAGTCCGGGCTGTCCCGATTCCGAAAGAGATCGTTCTGGTCGATGACTACAGCCAGGACGGAACGCGAGACCTGCTCGAGTCGTACCGGGATCGAGACCTGAGCGATGAGATGAACCAGATTCAGGTTCATTTCCATGAGAAGAATCGTGGAAAAGGAGCTGCTGTCACGACGGGATTCTCGAAAGCCACGGGCGATGTGATCATCATTCAGGACGCCGATCTGGAATACGACCCCGCCGAAATTCCGCGACTGCTGCAACCGATCGTCGATGGTCGAGCGGATGTTGTTTTCGGAAGCCGGTTTCTGGGAGATCAGCCACACCGAGTGCTTTACTACTGGCACTATCTGGGGAATAAGTTTCTCACAACACTCTCCAACGCATTCACCAATTTGAACCTGACAGATATGGAGACTTGCTACAAGCTGTTCTCCAAAGATGTCATGGAGAAATTGTGGCCGACGTTGCAGCAACAACGCTTTGGAATAGAGCCGGAGATCACCGCCAAAGTCGCCCGCATGAATTGTCGGATCTACGAAATGTCCGTCAGCTATAGCGGTCGAACTTACGAACAGGGCAAGAAAATCGGTGTTCGTGACGGATTCAAAGCTTTGTATTGCATCGTTCGATACGGGCTGTTTCAGTAG
- the nirB gene encoding nitrite reductase large subunit NirB gives MEKQKQTIVVVGNGMVGLRFCEKLIEFDVDRNYHIETFCEEPRAAYDRVGLTSFFAHRDAEKLMLARMDWYRDNGVELHVGDRACEIDRKKQIVRSDRGAEISYSKVVLATGSYPFVPPVPGIDKRGVFVYRTIEDLERIIEYAKQSKSCAVIGGGLLGLEAAKAAYDLGLETHVVEFAPRLMPRQVDDAGSRILVGKIEELGVKVHLNKATKEVHGNGVVEAMEFNDGEHLDVDMIIVSAGIRPRDDLARESQLDVGPRGGIEVNDQLQTSDPNIFAIGECALHGGMVYGLVAPGYDMAECVATNLTGGNRVFTGTDLSTKLKLMGVDVASFGDYEAPEQESTSLTFEDPFDGVYKKLVFSKDGTRLRGGILVGDASEYGSLSMLAQSETPLPCSPHELVIGSKNSSAVGLDSMPDSAQVCSCNNVTKGDICSAIEEQNLESVGDVKTCTRAGTGCGGCIPLVTDLFNSELKKAGRTVVNHLCEHFPYSRTELFAIIKTKNLKSFAEIVAEYGQGSGCEVCKPAIASILASLWNDHILDTDNQTLQDTNDRFLANMQRGGSYSVVPRVPGGEITPDKLIAIAETAQKYGLYTKITGGQRIDMFGAQVQDLPDIWERLIDAGMESGHAYGKSLRTVKSCVGTTWCRYGVQDSVGFAIRIENRYKGIRAPHKIKSAVSGCIRECAEAQCKDFGLVATENGYNLYVCGNGGSKPRHADLLAADIDEQTATKYIDRFLAYYITTADRLTRTSVWLEKLEGGIDHLREVIIDDKLGLCSEFEELIEHLIATYQCEWTTVVKDPEKRKRFRQFVNTEEEEPCIEIVSERGQHRPGDWPGELVSLEQFHTLDEHQHQLEETTSKSETRWTQVGTVNDFPVDGGATIKYGKSQIAVFRFESRGEWYASQNMCPHKKAFVLSRGIVGDESGTPKVACPLHKKTFSLESGESLQGEDYHISTFPVKVEDGNVYLNLPPTEVLDELLATEIGCRLATSCATASPAQELSNTVASHAT, from the coding sequence ATGGAGAAACAGAAACAGACGATCGTTGTTGTCGGCAACGGTATGGTCGGACTCCGGTTCTGCGAAAAACTGATCGAGTTCGATGTCGATCGCAACTATCACATTGAGACTTTCTGCGAAGAACCCCGGGCTGCTTACGACCGCGTCGGCCTGACGTCGTTCTTCGCGCATCGAGATGCTGAAAAGCTGATGCTCGCCCGCATGGACTGGTATCGCGACAACGGAGTGGAACTGCACGTCGGTGATCGCGCCTGCGAAATTGACCGAAAGAAACAAATCGTCCGCTCCGATCGAGGAGCTGAAATCTCCTATTCGAAAGTTGTGCTCGCAACCGGCTCGTATCCGTTCGTCCCTCCCGTCCCGGGAATCGATAAGCGAGGCGTCTTCGTTTATCGCACGATCGAAGACCTCGAACGAATCATCGAATACGCCAAACAGTCCAAAAGTTGTGCTGTCATTGGAGGTGGCTTACTCGGGCTGGAAGCTGCTAAAGCTGCTTACGATCTCGGACTCGAGACACACGTCGTTGAATTCGCCCCGCGTCTCATGCCGCGACAAGTCGATGACGCTGGCTCTCGAATTCTCGTCGGAAAGATCGAAGAGTTGGGCGTGAAAGTGCACCTCAACAAAGCCACGAAAGAAGTCCACGGCAACGGTGTCGTGGAAGCCATGGAGTTCAATGACGGCGAACACCTCGACGTCGACATGATTATTGTCTCGGCCGGGATTCGTCCGCGCGATGATCTGGCTCGTGAGAGTCAACTCGATGTCGGCCCGCGCGGCGGAATCGAGGTCAACGATCAGCTACAGACGTCTGATCCAAACATCTTCGCCATCGGTGAATGTGCATTACATGGAGGAATGGTTTACGGACTTGTGGCCCCTGGGTACGACATGGCGGAGTGTGTCGCGACCAACTTGACAGGTGGAAACAGGGTTTTCACCGGGACGGACCTATCGACAAAGCTGAAGCTGATGGGAGTCGATGTGGCGAGTTTCGGTGATTATGAAGCCCCGGAACAGGAATCGACTTCGCTAACTTTCGAAGATCCTTTCGATGGAGTTTATAAGAAGCTCGTCTTCTCTAAGGACGGAACCAGACTGCGTGGCGGGATTCTGGTTGGGGATGCTTCGGAGTACGGATCATTGTCGATGCTGGCCCAGAGTGAAACTCCTCTTCCCTGCTCCCCACACGAACTTGTAATCGGCTCGAAGAACTCATCGGCTGTCGGGCTGGACTCGATGCCGGACTCTGCTCAGGTTTGTTCCTGCAACAATGTCACGAAGGGAGACATTTGCTCTGCCATCGAAGAACAGAATCTGGAATCGGTCGGAGACGTCAAAACCTGCACGCGTGCTGGAACGGGCTGTGGCGGGTGCATTCCACTGGTCACCGATCTCTTTAACTCTGAACTGAAGAAAGCTGGCCGAACGGTTGTCAATCACCTTTGCGAACACTTCCCTTATTCCAGGACGGAGTTGTTCGCGATTATTAAGACTAAGAACTTGAAATCCTTTGCCGAGATCGTGGCTGAGTACGGTCAGGGAAGCGGTTGTGAAGTCTGCAAACCCGCCATTGCTTCAATCCTGGCGAGCTTGTGGAACGATCATATTCTGGACACGGACAACCAGACTCTGCAGGACACCAACGATCGATTCTTGGCTAACATGCAACGAGGCGGGTCCTATTCCGTCGTCCCACGTGTTCCGGGTGGCGAAATCACTCCGGACAAACTGATCGCCATCGCTGAGACAGCCCAGAAGTATGGTCTTTATACCAAAATCACCGGTGGCCAGCGCATTGACATGTTCGGTGCTCAAGTTCAGGACCTCCCCGACATTTGGGAAAGACTCATCGATGCTGGAATGGAGAGCGGTCACGCCTACGGGAAGTCTTTGAGAACCGTTAAGAGTTGTGTCGGCACGACCTGGTGCAGATACGGAGTTCAGGACTCGGTCGGTTTCGCGATTCGCATCGAGAATCGATACAAAGGAATTCGAGCCCCGCATAAAATTAAATCGGCAGTCTCAGGCTGTATTCGTGAATGTGCCGAAGCACAATGTAAGGACTTCGGTCTCGTCGCCACGGAGAACGGATACAATCTTTATGTCTGCGGAAACGGAGGATCGAAGCCTCGACACGCAGACTTACTGGCCGCTGATATTGATGAGCAGACTGCCACGAAATACATCGATCGATTTCTCGCGTACTATATTACGACTGCCGATCGACTTACTCGGACTTCCGTCTGGCTCGAAAAACTCGAAGGGGGCATTGACCACCTGCGTGAAGTCATTATCGACGACAAACTTGGCTTGTGCAGTGAGTTCGAGGAGTTGATTGAACATCTGATCGCAACGTATCAGTGCGAGTGGACCACGGTTGTCAAAGATCCCGAAAAGCGTAAACGGTTCCGACAGTTCGTGAACACCGAAGAGGAAGAACCGTGTATCGAGATCGTTTCAGAACGCGGCCAACATCGCCCCGGTGACTGGCCCGGCGAACTGGTTTCGCTGGAACAGTTCCATACACTCGACGAACATCAGCATCAGCTGGAAGAAACGACGTCGAAATCAGAAACCCGCTGGACACAAGTCGGAACTGTAAATGACTTCCCAGTTGATGGAGGAGCGACCATCAAGTACGGGAAGAGTCAAATCGCTGTGTTTCGCTTCGAGTCTCGCGGTGAGTGGTACGCCAGCCAAAATATGTGTCCGCACAAGAAGGCCTTTGTCCTTTCTCGCGGAATCGTCGGGGATGAATCCGGAACACCGAAGGTTGCTTGCCCGCTCCACAAGAAAACATTCTCCCTGGAATCGGGCGAGTCGTTGCAAGGTGAAGACTATCACATCAGCACGTTCCCGGTGAAAGTGGAAGACGGAAACGTCTATCTCAATCTGCCCCCGACGGAAGTGCTGGACGAACTTCTCGCCACCGAAATCGGTTGCCGACTGGCGACTTCATGTGCGACGGCATCTCCAGCCCAGGAACTCTCCAACACAGTTGCGAGTCACGCAACCTGA
- a CDS encoding ATP-binding protein, with amino-acid sequence MKREPEQLIHGLLVRYFGVLSLVAALLLLDQAVVQPLLLQLNGLGPVINLAGRQRMLSQRMTKAVLAIAHDSDQQGERTAELTESLSRWQEVHDGLQFGNESLQLQGTNVPHIQAALRELDSHVRAISELVTKVIQSSNANNDDVRQILIHEKEFLTRMDSIVGMFEEEAARQVARLRWLGMTATGVVLALMIGLARIIITPASNFIRSQFCQLAASEERFRSLIERMNDGLVVFDEQGCVKYVNHRFAQIIERSPESILGKPLQKLLSGPDLRMFLQMLTNVLPAPDVARELKWELPEGQQCATLAACGRAHVDSVSQEASFLVVTDISELKRAEEELRQAHDALEVRVEERTQALTETNKALATEVRERQSAEERNRLLQAELAHTTRVTTLGQFATGLAHEINQPLGAIANYADLLMVQLDSNVSSPQTLNETAGRIHDSALRAGEIVRRMRSFLKPKPANKSEESINSLIDEVLDLCSPEIRSNQIEVVTDLTETQDFKVFVDSIQIQQVLVNLIHNSIQAMATTGPQRTLSIKTENHIQEVYVFVEDNGPGFPSNCQTAEIVPFQSTKPQGLGMGLSISHSLVTFHQGKLWLENVVPHGARVGFSLKVVQTVSADAHSNHLCR; translated from the coding sequence ATGAAACGGGAACCGGAACAACTCATCCATGGCCTTCTGGTGCGCTACTTCGGCGTGCTGTCGTTGGTTGCTGCGCTGTTGCTTCTCGATCAAGCGGTGGTTCAACCGCTCTTGCTTCAATTGAACGGACTGGGACCTGTCATCAATCTTGCCGGGCGTCAGCGCATGCTCAGTCAACGAATGACCAAAGCTGTTCTCGCGATCGCTCACGATTCCGATCAACAAGGCGAACGGACTGCGGAGCTGACCGAGTCGCTCAGCCGATGGCAAGAAGTTCACGACGGCCTTCAGTTCGGAAACGAATCGCTTCAACTTCAAGGAACCAACGTTCCCCACATTCAGGCAGCACTTCGCGAACTCGATTCACATGTTCGCGCGATTTCAGAATTGGTGACGAAAGTCATCCAATCGTCGAACGCCAACAATGACGATGTACGTCAGATCTTGATTCATGAGAAAGAATTCCTCACTCGAATGGATTCGATCGTCGGCATGTTCGAAGAAGAAGCAGCTCGACAAGTCGCGAGGCTGCGCTGGCTCGGAATGACAGCCACGGGTGTTGTGCTCGCACTAATGATCGGTCTCGCCCGGATTATCATCACACCCGCTTCGAACTTTATTCGCTCTCAATTCTGCCAGCTTGCAGCAAGCGAAGAGCGGTTTCGATCACTCATCGAACGTATGAACGATGGCCTCGTAGTTTTCGATGAGCAAGGTTGTGTGAAATACGTGAATCACCGATTCGCCCAGATCATCGAACGGTCTCCGGAATCGATCCTCGGAAAACCTCTTCAGAAGTTACTTTCTGGTCCCGATCTCAGAATGTTTCTTCAGATGCTGACCAATGTACTTCCCGCTCCGGATGTTGCCCGTGAACTGAAATGGGAACTCCCCGAAGGTCAACAGTGTGCCACGCTGGCTGCATGTGGACGCGCCCATGTCGACTCAGTCAGCCAGGAAGCTTCCTTTCTGGTTGTGACGGATATCTCTGAACTGAAGCGAGCCGAAGAAGAATTGCGGCAGGCACATGATGCACTCGAAGTTCGTGTCGAAGAAAGAACACAGGCGCTCACTGAAACAAATAAAGCATTGGCGACGGAAGTTCGTGAGCGACAATCTGCCGAAGAACGGAACCGTCTGCTCCAAGCGGAACTCGCTCACACGACTCGCGTCACTACTCTCGGTCAGTTTGCAACCGGCCTCGCCCACGAAATCAATCAACCGCTGGGAGCCATTGCAAATTACGCGGATCTGTTGATGGTCCAGCTTGATTCGAATGTGTCGTCTCCGCAGACGTTAAACGAAACTGCCGGGCGAATTCACGATTCGGCTCTGAGGGCTGGGGAGATCGTTCGCAGAATGAGAAGCTTCTTAAAACCGAAGCCTGCGAATAAGAGCGAAGAGAGCATTAACTCGTTAATTGATGAAGTGCTCGATCTCTGCTCGCCAGAAATTCGATCGAATCAAATCGAAGTTGTCACCGATCTCACGGAGACTCAAGATTTCAAAGTCTTCGTGGATTCCATTCAAATCCAACAGGTGCTGGTCAATCTCATTCACAACTCCATACAGGCGATGGCGACCACCGGGCCGCAGCGGACGTTGTCGATTAAGACGGAGAACCACATTCAGGAAGTTTATGTCTTCGTTGAAGATAACGGCCCTGGGTTTCCCTCAAATTGTCAAACTGCGGAGATTGTCCCCTTCCAGTCGACGAAGCCGCAGGGGCTGGGAATGGGTTTGTCCATCAGTCATTCTCTGGTGACTTTTCATCAGGGGAAGCTGTGGCTTGAAAACGTTGTGCCTCACGGTGCCCGAGTCGGTTTTTCCTTGAAAGTCGTTCAAACTGTTAGTGCAGATGCCCACTCAAACCATCTTTGTCGTTGA
- a CDS encoding MFS transporter, producing the protein METTGKATRIRLFDFKSPQMRAFHMSWFAFFLCFFAWFGIAPLMKVVRDELDLTREQIGWCIIGSVAVTVLARLVIGWLCDRIGPRLAYTWMLILGSIPVMTIGLASDFTSFLLFRVAIGVIGASFVITQYHTSIMFAPNCVGTANATTAGWGNLGGGVTQLVMPLVFAGFVGILGFSEAVSWRASMFVAGVLCALTGVAYYFLTQDTPEGNFAELRAAGKLPEKKQAAGAFLEACKDYRVWALFVIYGACFGIELTINNVAALYFVDYFDYFQTMDPLKAVGVAGSIAGLFGLMNIFARTTGGIFGDKFGNKWGLSGRVKWLFITLFCEGIALMIFSQMNVLTLAIPTLIIFSLFVQMSEGATFSVVPFINKKALGAVAGIVGAGGNAGAVAAGFLFKAEGISWPTALFILGVIVTCVSFVTFTVRFSHASEAEVRAETEKAKADRRVPGEPEPAGAPA; encoded by the coding sequence ATGGAAACCACAGGTAAAGCAACACGTATCCGCCTATTCGACTTCAAGTCGCCGCAAATGCGGGCCTTCCACATGTCGTGGTTCGCCTTCTTCCTCTGCTTCTTCGCATGGTTTGGAATCGCACCGTTGATGAAAGTGGTGCGAGATGAACTGGACCTGACGAGGGAACAAATCGGCTGGTGCATTATTGGTTCAGTGGCCGTCACCGTGCTGGCCCGACTTGTGATCGGTTGGCTGTGTGACCGCATCGGACCTCGATTGGCCTATACCTGGATGCTGATCCTCGGTTCGATTCCCGTCATGACGATCGGACTGGCTTCTGACTTTACTTCGTTTCTCCTGTTCCGAGTTGCGATCGGTGTGATTGGAGCATCGTTTGTGATCACGCAGTATCACACCTCCATCATGTTCGCTCCAAACTGCGTGGGAACCGCAAACGCGACGACGGCAGGTTGGGGAAACCTCGGAGGCGGGGTCACTCAACTCGTCATGCCGTTGGTGTTCGCAGGCTTTGTCGGAATCCTCGGATTCAGTGAAGCTGTCAGCTGGCGAGCTTCGATGTTCGTGGCTGGTGTCCTCTGTGCTTTAACTGGTGTCGCCTATTACTTTCTGACGCAAGACACACCCGAAGGAAACTTCGCTGAGCTTCGAGCAGCTGGAAAGTTGCCAGAAAAGAAACAAGCTGCCGGTGCATTCCTGGAAGCCTGCAAAGACTACCGAGTCTGGGCGCTGTTCGTGATCTACGGAGCATGTTTCGGAATTGAACTGACAATCAACAATGTCGCTGCCCTCTACTTCGTCGACTACTTCGATTACTTCCAAACCATGGACCCACTCAAAGCAGTTGGAGTCGCGGGATCGATCGCCGGGCTGTTCGGTTTGATGAACATCTTCGCGAGAACAACCGGGGGAATCTTCGGCGACAAGTTTGGAAACAAATGGGGACTGTCGGGACGAGTTAAGTGGCTCTTCATCACGCTCTTCTGCGAAGGAATCGCGTTGATGATCTTCTCGCAAATGAACGTTCTGACACTCGCGATTCCGACACTGATCATCTTCAGCCTCTTCGTTCAGATGAGCGAAGGTGCCACTTTCTCTGTTGTTCCATTCATCAACAAGAAAGCTCTCGGAGCTGTTGCAGGAATCGTGGGAGCCGGTGGAAACGCTGGAGCTGTCGCTGCCGGATTTCTTTTCAAAGCCGAAGGCATCAGCTGGCCAACCGCTCTCTTCATTCTCGGTGTGATTGTGACGTGTGTCTCCTTCGTCACGTTCACCGTTCGCTTCAGCCATGCCTCTGAAGCCGAAGTGCGTGCGGAAACCGAAAAGGCGAAAGCCGATCGTCGGGTTCCAGGAGAACCAGAACCGGCTGGGGCTCCTGCTTAA